CTCACcgagtctgtctgtgtttgtccttcATTACATCTCTGCTGCAAACTATAAATATCAACAGAGCCGGCGCCAGCCCACTGAGCCTCACCGGCACAACGAATACTGTACGAAATGAACAGATAACAGCGTCCAACACGAAGACGCTTTCACCCCTCGTGTGTATTTTATTTCGCGCCTTCCTCCAGAATATTTGATGACAACAGGCCCCGCACTTATTAATTACTATACGGGAATCAGCTGTAATTGCTTCAGTTGCGACAAGCAGCGGTTATGGATTGAATTAGACAAATTCAGCTGGGTATTGCTGACTGGCTCTTCAAAattcagaccttttttttttttttttttgcaaatgactttcgtgttagacaaaaaaaaaaggtatgcaAATCGTATGGGCTGGTATCGGCGTAAACAAAACGACCAGACAATAGGATGTGGAGTTTCTTTAACACTCCCAGTTCCATTACACAggaagagggggggagagaaataaataaataaaaaaaataggtgGGAAAGGGGGGCCACACTTACAggcctcctctccatcctcctcatctCACACTCATAATAACAGGCGCAAATACATCCACCATTGTGGCGGATACCGCTATTTCTAATGCGTTCGTCTcacccctaaaaaaaaaaaaaaaaaaaaaaaaagacctgttTTCATTCAAGCGGACCCCgatacatttattaaataacATTAGCATTAATGACACACGTGAGGGGCTTCCTTTTTCTCGCTAATACCGATGAATGCTGCTTTAATACGATTGTTTTCCCTTAAAGTGActatttatgctttttttttcttcttcttctccttctttctttctcccccaccccccctcccctcctcccccaccctcTCACATCCAACCATAGCAGGAGCAGCCGGGTAGTCTCTCCCCTTTATGAGTGAGCTATTGTGCCTGAGGACAGGATCCCACACACAATCTGAAGACTGAGCCAACAAAAACAGGGCCTGACAGACAATGCCTCGCTTCACCTGCTCCGGCACTGTGCATCGCAATTATGCCAAGGACATGTACAGTTAGGCTTCATTCACcctcctgcaaaaaaaaaaacaaaaaaaaaaacaagcgcCTCAGAATTAAACCAGGGGGGCCTGAAcgagaaaagcaaaaaaaaaaaaaaaatcatgcagataataaatatggctgcagaggagattggagagagagagagagagagagatgggggagagggaggaaagaagggTGGGGAGAGTGAGTCGCCCAGTGCTCATCCAGTGTTACAATATTTTTAAAGTGCATGGTTGCCAGACAGTggaatggagggaggagagagagagagagagagagagagagagagagagaaacaacaccAAGATGCATTTATCACCAGACTGATTCACGCTACAGACGAGACTGATTCCGAGCTCTATAGGTGCGCTCCCTCCATCAATGTAGCCACAATTCCAACTCAAATGTTACGCAACGGCCTCctccccgctctctctctctctctctctctctttctctctctctctctctctctctctctctctctctctctctctctctctctctgcagctctgcacgCAAATAATACAGCAAAGGGCCAGCGTCAGATTTTGCTGCCACAGCCAGCGTGGCGGTATTAAGCcacactcacagacactcaGTCAGCCAAACAACAACGAAATTGGGAGCGAATGCCAGTCAGAACAGTTAGGACccttgtgggaaaaaaaaaaaaagtgtcgaGATTGTATCACGAAATgcgtaaagaaaaaaaaaagaaggaaacaacaacaataacaacaaaaggCACACTGAAAGATGATTGTTCATTGATTACACTGAGAGGCAAATATCACAACAAATATTTGATGCACATCTCTGAATAAGGGCTCCAGCACTGAATAcagggggggaggggtgggtggggagAGCCAAATATAGCCTATAACAACCAAACATCGCGCACCAGGCCTATATACATCTCAGAGGGTTTTAGCTGGAGGGGTGGCGCTGCACACTTCAAACGCGAATACATCCATTGTTGTGAGCCATTTGGCCCGCATAAGATCCTGTGCTCTGAACTAGGGAGTTTAAAgtaagattctttttttttttttttttatacttgaGGGAAACAATGAGTTCAGCTGCTTATTGCAGGGAGCAATCGTCAGGGGAGACTTAAACTCAATTACTGTAGCTGTTCAgaatgggaaagaaaaaaatactaagagcagaaaaaaacagaaaagaaaaaaaatttaaaaaataaataacagtcgGTCGGAATCAAGCAAAGCggataaaaaattaaaagataTGAATAAAAATCGAGATGAAGCgtatcaaatatttattttttttctgggcaACAAAGGACTATAATACATTGACAGGCATGGGAACTATTGCCAGCACATGTCTATACAATACAGCTAAAACCGCCTCCAATTTTTGGACATTATCGGACATAACAAGATATCAGGTGGtcccaaaaaatgttgtttttttttttcctcaatgtctttcaacatttaaaaaaaaaaagaagacaatatTCCATTTATTGCTTTTATGGTGCTTCAAGGAGAGAACAGGAGGTGAAACGTATTCTGATTGGCACAACACATAAAAGCTTGTATAAAAACGAAaatagaaacacaacaaaacaaaaaaaaaaaaaacagttctccTCAGGGTCTCACTTATGCTCTGTCTCAaatttcaaaagtaaaaaaaaaaaactgaataaggatgatatatatagagagagaaatggaagtTTATTTCTATTCAATTTGTTCACTTGCTTCAATGTCGCCTCAACATGCTACAAGAGGGCTGAATTGAAAATATcccagagaaataaaaaataccccaaacttctgtttttgttttttttttcctaagaaCCATAAAATCACATGAAGAACTAACCGAATATTCAAAAAACCCACTAAAACAGGAGGCaccagataaataaaaaaaaaacaaaaaataacaaaaaaaaggagtttcAACAGACGCACCATATTTACAATTCCCATTAAattacacataaataaatatatacatacatgaaCACTGATTCCCTTATATAACCGTGAATCGTGTTGAAATTCAAAAAAGTTCAAGTTGGTCgcttggagagagagagagagagagagagagacagagagacagagagaagtgagagagagtCTACAACTGAAGTCATGACATGGAGAGCTCTGTGgaatttctctttgtttttcaagtttatTATTCACAATACTGATAAGAATTCATCCTCTTTTAGCTtcgcttttttttccctccgtgtgtgtgtgcgtgcgcgcgcgcgtgtgtgtcaCAATCGTAAAATTGAGATAGAGAGGGGTCGCTGGATTTCAGTCCATTCGTTGCAGCTCATAAAAAATAAGGGGAGTACATAAAAAGTCCTCTGGCTGAGGCGGTACACCTTTTTCCTCGCCCTGgagctgtttcctctgcagctttgtgttttttgtttgtttttttttttcctttcttttctttttttttttttttcttaaaataacatttcgTGTGGTTCAGGTGTtggaagaagacgaagaagaagtagaagtagaagtagaaggaggaggagaagaagaagattctTGCGTCGTTTTCCCCGTGAATCCAAAGTgggatgtaaaaacaaaaacaaaaaaacacaaaaaaaacgtgTAAAACCGCGCAAGATCAGGAAGTGGCACGTTTAACTTTATCAATAGTATTTATAAggtatttataatatttatattgGATGGGCGGGGGGCCGGGCGAGGCGGAGGAGTGTGGGTCGGTGTAGAGGAGAGGGCCCTGGGCTCTGGCCCCCGGTGGAGGTGGGATGGAAACATCACTTTCTGTGCTTCTCGTCTTTGTCTCCGCCTTTAGTGCCGTTATCTGAGTGACTGTTGGGGTTGTTGTTGAGGTACATTTTGTCCATGGCCTTGATAGCCTCGGTCAGATAGTTCTGCAGGGCCGTGACGGCCGCGCACAGCGCCGGGGTCCCGAAACCGTGCGAGATTAGACTGAAGTGGGTCAAACAGCTCTGGATTCCCGGTTCAAGAATGGGCTGCGGCCGCGAGTTTCCCAGCGGCGAGCGGTCCTGGGACAGCAGGTCCGTGAACTCTTTGCAGActtgccttgaaaaaaaaaaacagagaaaaagaatgtATTAATAACCGAGCTGAGACGTCGCAAATCTGTCcgcatgaaaataaatcaaactgggCAAATATTGCAAAATCAGACAACCCTGGTGCAAGGAGGGaggcaaggaggaggaggaggaggagctgggcatttctaaaatgttttgcttAAAGCGAGTGAAAAGTGTCCATCCAGGTGAGGTGAGGcaagttttctctctctctctctctgcagagcaacTTGTTTCAGTCAGCTCTGGGTGTATGAGCGGCCTGAGAACCGTCCTGCTCCcgctgctttgttttcagaatATTAACACTTGGCTGGAGAAAAATGTCCCGCAGCTACAAAACAGGTGGAAATTAATCTCTGAGCTCAGTGGCAggatattttacttttttttttatcaacaacaaaaattaacccccccccccccaaaaaaaaaaaataataattaaacgTGTCCGAATGAGTTCGATGCTGGacgattttttttattttgttttctccttttctcttctcgtAAGAATCGAGCCAGGAAACAAACCGACCGATGAAGCGGCTGAATCCGTCCCCACGTCACTTACACGTGCGGTCCACTGCCACGCCACGTCGTGTATTTTCACAACATTGCGTTGTGCCGCTGACAAAATGGGAGTCGAGGCGGCTTTGCTCTCCATTTCAGGCCGTGGGTATTTTAATAAGGCTCGAGCAGCCTGTAATAAGCGCTTATAGCTGACAGCTGTTTGATTATAGCGACCCATCATCAATATTACATGCGGGCTGCCGCGCCTTGCTGACGCCttgttcaaaaataaaaataaataaatagataaataaaagataaaagtgaGCACCAGTACAAGGGCTGGATGTGCACCAGCGATGTGTCAATGTGGCTGAAATCACAAACTAaatactgctgtgtgtgtgtgagagagagagagagagagagggtgaaagtgagagagtgtgtgtggacgaGGGAGAGGcccagccaacaaacaaacagctgtgtgtgtgtatttaattaTCATTTCACAATATTAAAAAGAATAACGTGTTTAAATGGAGAGAATAATTATCAGAGGTGGTCGGTGGCAGActgggattgtgtgtgtgtgtgtgtgtgtgtgtgtgtgtggccggaCAGAATAGATATTAATTATTAGCTGTTAGCCGTTAGCAGATAGCGTCAGCTGGGCCTGATGTTGACATGGAGGGATGCTGACAACGTATATTTTTTATCGTGACATCTGATCAagtggaggggggaaaaataaaactgtattcGTTCATAAAATGGCAAACATGTGATGAGCGTGAAAACATTCTAATAAAGttgtctccctgtgtgtgtgtgtgtgtgtgtgtgtgtgagagagagagagagagagagagagagagagagagagctgtcaaatcaacacaaacacagtgacgcaccactcacacacacacacacacacacacacacacacacacaaactcgcATTGCAATTTGCTGTGACACCCAGTGAAATGTGATAATAGCACTTACTTCGTGGCCAAtagcatgttttttctttggacTTGTTCGTTTGGGTCGGAATGCTGACGGTTTACATATTCCGCTACTGCCTTGGCTGGAAACTCGGTCTCGCATACATAACCGAAATCCCTGGCAAGATGTACCGCTTCgcctgagaggaagaagaggaagaggaagaagaggaggaggaggaggaggggaaaagaaacaaacgTGTTTGCTTATTAAATATGGTCACATCAAATTGAGAGCAGTTCACACTCCCTGCTCGGACTAAACACGTGATTCATCTGATGCGAGCGGTGGGGAGGTGAGGGGGGTTACAGCACCTGTGCCCTCCAAACAAcactaatgatgatgatgatggcaacAATCATAGCCCagaaatcataataataataataataatactaatagaAATGatattcataataataataataataataataataataataataataataataatagaaatgatattaataataataataaagcagcCCTGCGAGCTGTCAGTACGCGTCAGGCTCCGTCCTCCATACCGTGAGAACTGTTAATaggctgtggaggaggaacaATAAAGTGGATATGAAATATAGACGGAGCGTCATGCTTAACACCATGTCATTGATTACCAATGCCTGCGCATTATTGGAAGTCCAGCGAGATCACGCGGGGCATGGTtggtgtggtggtgggggggcaaTTTTAAAGGGCTATACCCAAAATTTCAGCCTCACTTTGCACACTTGAGCGATGACAATTACAGGTTTTCATCCAATCCGAGTCTCGACTCTCCTCTCTTGCtggttgacatttttctttcccccctcccCTTAAAAGTCTTTGGTTTTAATTTCCtgaagcagttttatttttttttttttatttttttttttttactgcggGGCTTCCTGCCCATAAGCCCCTGCTCCGGAAGAACGCATGCGCCAATTAGCATCAAAAGCTCAAGTCCAGTAAACTTGTTTCCATAAAATGGAGCGCATCGTAAACAATGACAGCACTTCAGAAAACGCAGCGTCCCTCCACTAAACAACCGGCTGCCATccaccaccaacaacaccacctcctcctcctccaccaccacacacGTGCCACCACCCCCTTATTACCCGGAATCATACATTTCTCCAGGCTCATTACAATACAGCgccaaatctctctctctctctctctctccctctctccctctctatctctctctctcttgaaaGCACAATGAACACTCGGCCCCTCACTCCTGCAATAATGATTAACAGGGACCAGTGAACCGTCGCACGCCTTCACCTTTGGAAAAGGCGCTGCACACCAAATACCACCGCACTGGAATAATACGCCTCCGACTCCTGCGAGCGAAATGGGATTTATCCGGCGTAAAAGGCGTCTTCTCAGCGCGCCATAATTGACTAATTTATTCTTTAATagcccccccctccaaaaaaaaggaaaaaacatataGCTCCCAATAGGTCAGCAGCGCCACGCCATCTGCATGCAGCCTAAAAATAATACTAAAATAATAAAGCTATTAACGGGAGAATTAAGTCACCattaagaataaataaacaaataaataaataaatagaatacatttttaaaaaagtcagccGCTTTGCGCCGCCACATCGGCGTGTTTGAAACAACGCAGGGTTAATAAATCAATCGACTTCTCATCCGTGAGGTGAAGCAGCTCAGCGGTGCCCAATAAACAAGCAGCACTCAATAATTAACTGGACTTCAACACAAATTCATCCAGTGTATAAACTAGGCCAGGCGTGGACCTGTAAGTGCGCTCCTGAAAGCTGAGGCCAACGCTGCAAAGCCACTAGAATCACCagcacctctctctccctctctctctctctctctctctctctctcacacacacacacacacacacacacacacacatccttcaTGCTTTATTACTTGCGAGGCAAAGTCGGTCCACATTACACGGATGAGCGCATATGCTGATTtccaacacagagaaagaaagacagaaagaaagagagagagagagagagagagaggggaaaaaaactcccACTTTGCAAAGCACCTGATATCGCGCGAGCAGCGAGGGTGGGAACGCGATTTTAACGGCCAGACCAGACTTACCTTCGACTAGTGACGTCAGCAAGGTGACGTTGGCCGCCTTGCGTCTGCCCGCAGGTAGATTCAAGCCGATTTTATCCAACTTCTCTCTTAAGGATCTTCCTCCATTCTTGGATTTGGCCCTGTGAGCGGCAGCAAACAAAGCGGAAACTCAGACagtggatttcaaaataatgcacaggcaaaaatacagatatatatatatatatatatatatatatatatatatatatatatttttagaaaaaCGATTCGACGACACTTTCCATAATGGACGCTCTGATATGACGATATCGCCAATTTAAGAAGATGAATGGGCTGATGAGCTTTTGGCTGCCTCCACCCTTCCAACACAAAGctataaataaaaaccaaaGCGGCCCGGCCCTGCTCTCTAGCGcacaaatactgtacaaaatgaataaataaagccCTACTTAATAGGCAGCACTATTACTGGCTGCGTGTCTGCAGCACTTCAGTAGACAGTTCACTGGAGAccaatgttttcatgtgtaatgCCTTCACTGGGCCTATAGAGCTGGGCTTGAAACAGACTAGGCCTACATtaatttgagagagagagagagagagagagagagagagagagagagagagagagagagagagagagagagagatctagCGCGCTAGGGAAGTTAATATGGAATTTAACAGACCCCTCCTGCTTTAAATGCAGGAGCTAGGTGTCATGGTTGGTCGATTTTAATTATTCTTggtacagaggagagagagaggggggagagagagagagagagagagagagagagagagagagagagagagagagatgcaggcaagcacagagcgagagagagagagagaatggcaCAGAGTGAGAGAGTTCACGCAGACGCAAACACGCAACGCACGCACAGGTACAACAGAGTGAGaggtggttttttttcccccctctcttgACGCTCACCTCCTCAGCACCCCGCCCAGCAGGGAGGCGTTGAGGCACTCGGGCGGCGAGAGGCGTCTCTGCACCTCCGCCACCGTGACCTTGTACTTTGAtgtggagctgaggagggaCAGGCGACCCGGAACCGAGCAGAACACCTCGTTGGGGTTTACCACCCCGCCGAAAAGACCGTCCTTATTTACGGGGATGGCGgagatgttgttgttcttggATAAAGACACTGGACCTAGCAAGAGGGGGGAGACAgggggaggagtggaggggggagacagagagagagggagagagagagagagagagaccgtgCTCAGTGAATTTCATGCAATGCAGAGCCTTAACTAAATGAGAAGGGGGGATTTAGGCCCCGGATTTAGGAGTTTAGCACCACATGTGTACACTTTCAGCAGGGAAGGGTGTGCAGAGAAAAGAGTAATGGAGGCCTATACATGGcagcagtaataataataataataataataataataataataataataataataataataataataacaacagtgtgttggtgtgcatgtgtatgttagAATCAGTCATATTGGGGCCTGATGCTCGCTCAACTCCAGATGTTACAACATTCAGGATATTTCCACTCGCCTCATCTTTACCATTAttctatacatttttaaacacagttcagCATCTATATGCGATCACAGCAGCAGATAGCCAGACTCTCCTCCATCCCAGCGCCCTTACAGCCATgatttccccccttttctttgCGCTATGGATCGACTGTGCACCGAGCGAGAACCACACCAACCCAGAGATTTAGGTTAAGTCCACCTATTTTGACACATCCTCGGTATCCAGCATAACACCGTCGCCCGTGTGTGATTTCCacaccgaggaggaggaggaggtggtggtggtggtggtggggtggcTCAGCACTACTGGGCTTTACACCGTTTTGGTGTGCAGTAACCGGAGACAAAGGGGACTGTGCGCCTTTGGATAGATCACTTGTGACATTAATGGCTCAGGGGAGCCTAATAGAGACAATAGGAGTTAAACGAACTCTTGAGATTACTAATATAAGAAGCCAATTATCATGTTGATACGCAGATAGGCAGAGTcgggcattaaaaaaaaaaagaaagaaagaatgtggggggagaaaggacagaaaggggaaagaaaaggaagctcCGCGTAATATCGAGCGAGCTTTTATTTGAGCAGACAAAAcgctttggggaaaaaaaaaaaaaagatggggcCTCGTCCTGATTTAATAATATAAATCACCTGATTTTTCACAGCggatgaaataaaacatcatcttcCAACAAcctccactgttttttttttctttttctttttctcttgtgtgtgttttgattccCTCTCCAAATGACAGGCTATCACCCTGCTCACACCAGGCAGGCCTGAGcttccattttaaaacactttttttttttttttttaaccgtgCAGTCTTGATTGCAGCTATTTGCCTTTCACCAAGTCAAGAGCCAGGACCCGGTCTGTAAGGCCCAGGCATCTTCGACCATCAATACCACGGTGGCCTACAAAAAAGCCCCACCAGCTCCACTCATCTTCTCCCCGCTGCCCGTGAAACGCTGACAGTAAATTCCATCAGCGAGAGAGacgtgagggagagagagaggaagaagaggggggaaaaagaagaaaaaaaaaaggtgcagccAGTTTGATGCACTTGGAAACCATGTAATGAAAAATAGGCTACCGCGTATTAGGATCAGTCAGGCATTACCGCATTGCATCGAGCTCTCTCGAGCAGAATGGttgaatggtgtgtgtgtgtgagagagagagagagtagtgcagtgtgtgtgtgtgtgtgtgtgtgtgtgtgtgtgtgcagtgtgcgTACAGCTTGCAGAAACATGCATGATATCTCGGAGGAAATTGCTTACCTTTTTTAATTACAGTCTGGTCGGGAATGTGAACTCCTTGATCCTCAACAGGCTgtgacacaaatgcaaaaaaagggggggggacaATTTTAGCACAAAGGCacctaaaaaaatgttttttaaaaaagaaaagaaaagaaaaagaaaaagaaaaataccagTCCTCGGTGCTGTGCACGTGAACGCAACACCGGGGAGATGCTGCTGCGTGAGCGCCTAACAAAAGCCCGACACAATTAAGACACAATCAGCCCAACATGGAGGCTCTCGGAGGCCCCCCTTTGTATATTTATACCTGTTATTATTGTCCACgggtgtttttttattttattttttttccggCGGGGTCTCACACGCTGACGGACGCGTTTTACAGGGCAGATCACCATCTCAGACTTAAATAACGAAGCT
This is a stretch of genomic DNA from Acanthopagrus latus isolate v.2019 chromosome 19, fAcaLat1.1, whole genome shotgun sequence. It encodes these proteins:
- the tfap2a gene encoding transcription factor AP-2-alpha isoform X6, with the translated sequence MSIMGKMGEWQDRHDGTSNGTARLPQLGGVGQSPYTSAPPLSHTPNSDFQPPYFPPPYQPIYPQSQDPYSHVNDPYSLNSLHAQPQPQHPGWPGQRQGQESGLLHQHRSLPHQLCREYRREVLLPSGHGIDTGLSDSIPIHGIPHSLEDVQPVEDQGVHIPDQTVIKKGPVSLSKNNNISAIPVNKDGLFGGVVNPNEVFCSVPGRLSLLSSTSKYKVTVAEVQRRLSPPECLNASLLGGVLRRAKSKNGGRSLREKLDKIGLNLPAGRRKAANVTLLTSLVEGEAVHLARDFGYVCETEFPAKAVAEYVNRQHSDPNEQVQRKNMLLATKQVCKEFTDLLSQDRSPLGNSRPQPILEPGIQSCLTHFSLISHGFGTPALCAAVTALQNYLTEAIKAMDKMYLNNNPNSHSDNGTKGGDKDEKHRK
- the tfap2a gene encoding transcription factor AP-2-alpha isoform X5 is translated as MLVHSFSAMDRHDGTSNGTARLPQLGGVGQSPYTSAPPLSHTPNSDFQPPYFPPPYQPIYPQSQDPYSHVNDPYSLNSLHAQPQPQHPGWPGQRQGQESGLLHQHRSLPHQLCREYRREVLLPSGHGIDTGLSDSIPIHGIPHSLEDVQVRFTYPVEDQGVHIPDQTVIKKGPVSLSKNNNISAIPVNKDGLFGGVVNPNEVFCSVPGRLSLLSSTSKYKVTVAEVQRRLSPPECLNASLLGGVLRRAKSKNGGRSLREKLDKIGLNLPAGRRKAANVTLLTSLVEGEAVHLARDFGYVCETEFPAKAVAEYVNRQHSDPNEQVQRKNMLLATKQVCKEFTDLLSQDRSPLGNSRPQPILEPGIQSCLTHFSLISHGFGTPALCAAVTALQNYLTEAIKAMDKMYLNNNPNSHSDNGTKGGDKDEKHRK
- the tfap2a gene encoding transcription factor AP-2-alpha isoform X7 → MLVHSFSAMDRHDGTSNGTARLPQLGGVGQSPYTSAPPLSHTPNSDFQPPYFPPPYQPIYPQSQDPYSHVNDPYSLNSLHAQPQPQHPGWPGQRQGQESGLLHQHRSLPHQLCREYRREVLLPSGHGIDTGLSDSIPIHGIPHSLEDVQPVEDQGVHIPDQTVIKKGPVSLSKNNNISAIPVNKDGLFGGVVNPNEVFCSVPGRLSLLSSTSKYKVTVAEVQRRLSPPECLNASLLGGVLRRAKSKNGGRSLREKLDKIGLNLPAGRRKAANVTLLTSLVEGEAVHLARDFGYVCETEFPAKAVAEYVNRQHSDPNEQVQRKNMLLATKQVCKEFTDLLSQDRSPLGNSRPQPILEPGIQSCLTHFSLISHGFGTPALCAAVTALQNYLTEAIKAMDKMYLNNNPNSHSDNGTKGGDKDEKHRK
- the tfap2a gene encoding transcription factor AP-2-alpha isoform X3, with translation MKMLWKLTDNIKYEDCEDRHDGTSNGTARLPQLGGVGQSPYTSAPPLSHTPNSDFQPPYFPPPYQPIYPQSQDPYSHVNDPYSLNSLHAQPQPQHPGWPGQRQGQESGLLHQHRSLPHQLCREYRREVLLPSGHGIDTGLSDSIPIHGIPHSLEDVQVRFTYPVEDQGVHIPDQTVIKKGPVSLSKNNNISAIPVNKDGLFGGVVNPNEVFCSVPGRLSLLSSTSKYKVTVAEVQRRLSPPECLNASLLGGVLRRAKSKNGGRSLREKLDKIGLNLPAGRRKAANVTLLTSLVEGEAVHLARDFGYVCETEFPAKAVAEYVNRQHSDPNEQVQRKNMLLATKQVCKEFTDLLSQDRSPLGNSRPQPILEPGIQSCLTHFSLISHGFGTPALCAAVTALQNYLTEAIKAMDKMYLNNNPNSHSDNGTKGGDKDEKHRK
- the tfap2a gene encoding transcription factor AP-2-alpha isoform X4, with the translated sequence MKMLWKLTDNIKYEDCEDRHDGTSNGTARLPQLGGVGQSPYTSAPPLSHTPNSDFQPPYFPPPYQPIYPQSQDPYSHVNDPYSLNSLHAQPQPQHPGWPGQRQGQESGLLHQHRSLPHQLCREYRREVLLPSGHGIDTGLSDSIPIHGIPHSLEDVQPVEDQGVHIPDQTVIKKGPVSLSKNNNISAIPVNKDGLFGGVVNPNEVFCSVPGRLSLLSSTSKYKVTVAEVQRRLSPPECLNASLLGGVLRRAKSKNGGRSLREKLDKIGLNLPAGRRKAANVTLLTSLVEGEAVHLARDFGYVCETEFPAKAVAEYVNRQHSDPNEQVQRKNMLLATKQVCKEFTDLLSQDRSPLGNSRPQPILEPGIQSCLTHFSLISHGFGTPALCAAVTALQNYLTEAIKAMDKMYLNNNPNSHSDNGTKGGDKDEKHRK
- the tfap2a gene encoding transcription factor AP-2-alpha isoform X2; the protein is MEDSSLSESELENKGTSGRNEPAASPAGFSPSSEDRHDGTSNGTARLPQLGGVGQSPYTSAPPLSHTPNSDFQPPYFPPPYQPIYPQSQDPYSHVNDPYSLNSLHAQPQPQHPGWPGQRQGQESGLLHQHRSLPHQLCREYRREVLLPSGHGIDTGLSDSIPIHGIPHSLEDVQPVEDQGVHIPDQTVIKKGPVSLSKNNNISAIPVNKDGLFGGVVNPNEVFCSVPGRLSLLSSTSKYKVTVAEVQRRLSPPECLNASLLGGVLRRAKSKNGGRSLREKLDKIGLNLPAGRRKAANVTLLTSLVEGEAVHLARDFGYVCETEFPAKAVAEYVNRQHSDPNEQVQRKNMLLATKQVCKEFTDLLSQDRSPLGNSRPQPILEPGIQSCLTHFSLISHGFGTPALCAAVTALQNYLTEAIKAMDKMYLNNNPNSHSDNGTKGGDKDEKHRK
- the tfap2a gene encoding transcription factor AP-2-alpha isoform X1 is translated as MEDSSLSESELENKGTSGRNEPAASPAGFSPSSEDRHDGTSNGTARLPQLGGVGQSPYTSAPPLSHTPNSDFQPPYFPPPYQPIYPQSQDPYSHVNDPYSLNSLHAQPQPQHPGWPGQRQGQESGLLHQHRSLPHQLCREYRREVLLPSGHGIDTGLSDSIPIHGIPHSLEDVQVRFTYPVEDQGVHIPDQTVIKKGPVSLSKNNNISAIPVNKDGLFGGVVNPNEVFCSVPGRLSLLSSTSKYKVTVAEVQRRLSPPECLNASLLGGVLRRAKSKNGGRSLREKLDKIGLNLPAGRRKAANVTLLTSLVEGEAVHLARDFGYVCETEFPAKAVAEYVNRQHSDPNEQVQRKNMLLATKQVCKEFTDLLSQDRSPLGNSRPQPILEPGIQSCLTHFSLISHGFGTPALCAAVTALQNYLTEAIKAMDKMYLNNNPNSHSDNGTKGGDKDEKHRK